One window of the Ktedonobacteraceae bacterium genome contains the following:
- a CDS encoding FAD-dependent monooxygenase, producing the protein MNQLHRIPFLVIGGGLGGLATALALSRKGYPVHVIEKAQEFGEIGAGIQIAPNGSRALDELGVLGETRAYAVYPQRLLLVDALSNNTLTILDFGEQFRRAYTYPYFVLHRNDLLMILLHACQQSNAITLETNREVIAVEDLGDGACVRCANGATYECSALIGADGLWSTVRNYVIGDGDPICVEFVAYRGAIPMEEVIESAGLDTIRYWIGPNLHLIQYPLRGGKLYNQVAVFKSERYRPDTDDWGTEDELEAHFAKTHESVKRALTRVKRDRRWPLYDRLPADNWTRHRITLLGDAAHPMLQHIAQGACQALEDAVCLADAVARHPGNVTAAFRAYQEERIPRTARVQRSARLFGDIIHSDGVTALLRNALLAARAPDDFTYTDWFYGYRPQRKEAALLTSLFPETEGKDFSG; encoded by the coding sequence ATGAATCAACTCCATCGCATTCCTTTTCTGGTAATTGGGGGTGGGTTGGGTGGCCTTGCGACTGCTTTGGCCCTCTCACGAAAGGGCTACCCGGTTCACGTGATCGAGAAAGCGCAGGAGTTCGGCGAGATCGGAGCGGGAATTCAGATCGCTCCGAATGGATCAAGAGCGCTCGATGAGCTGGGTGTCCTCGGCGAAACACGCGCCTATGCGGTCTATCCCCAACGGCTTCTGCTGGTGGATGCCCTCTCCAACAATACGCTCACGATACTGGATTTCGGTGAGCAGTTCCGGCGCGCCTATACGTATCCCTATTTTGTCCTGCATCGCAATGACTTGCTCATGATTCTGCTGCATGCTTGCCAGCAGAGCAATGCCATCACCTTAGAAACCAACCGCGAGGTCATCGCCGTTGAGGACCTGGGCGATGGCGCGTGCGTTCGTTGCGCCAATGGTGCAACCTATGAATGCAGCGCTTTGATCGGCGCCGACGGGCTATGGTCTACCGTTCGCAACTACGTGATTGGTGATGGAGACCCGATCTGTGTGGAATTTGTGGCCTATCGGGGCGCGATTCCGATGGAGGAAGTCATCGAAAGCGCCGGGCTGGATACCATCCGCTATTGGATTGGCCCAAACTTGCACCTCATCCAGTATCCGCTGCGCGGCGGCAAACTGTATAATCAGGTGGCCGTATTCAAAAGCGAGCGCTACCGGCCAGATACCGATGACTGGGGTACGGAAGACGAACTGGAAGCGCATTTTGCCAAAACACATGAGAGCGTGAAACGGGCCTTAACTCGTGTGAAACGAGACCGGCGCTGGCCGCTCTATGATCGATTACCTGCTGATAACTGGACGCGCCATCGCATCACGCTGCTAGGCGATGCCGCGCACCCTATGCTCCAACATATTGCCCAGGGAGCCTGCCAGGCGCTGGAAGATGCCGTGTGCCTGGCGGACGCCGTTGCCAGGCATCCAGGAAACGTAACAGCCGCGTTTCGGGCCTATCAGGAAGAACGTATTCCCCGTACGGCGCGCGTGCAGCGTTCGGCGCGTCTTTTCGGCGATATTATTCATAGCGATGGTGTCACCGCCCTGCTTCGCAACGCGCTTTTGGCGGCGCGCGCACCCGACGATTTCACCTATACTGACTGGTTCTATGGGTACCGGCCGCAGAGGAAAGAAGCAGCTCTGCTAACATCTCTCTTTCCTGAAACTGAGGGAAAAGATTTTTCAGGATGA